Below is a genomic region from Actinomadura sp. NAK00032.
GAGCCTGCGCAGCTCGCGGGGGCGCATCGCGCGCAGGTCGGACCCGTCGAACACGACCCGTCCCGACACCACGCGTCCCGGCGGGCGGATCAGCCCGAGCGCGGACATCGCGGTGACGCTCTTGCCCGAGCCCGACTCGCCGACCACGCCGAGCGTCTCGCCGGGCGCGACCGTGTACCCGGCGCCGTCCACGGCCCGGACGGTCTCCTCGTCGCCGGCGAACTCGACGACCAGGTCCTCGATCTCCAGCAGCGGCCCGCTCCCGGGCCCGGTGCGCGCGGTCATGTGCGTCCTCCCGGCGTGACGGCGTCGCGGAGGCCGTCCCCGACGAAGTTGACGGCCAGGACCGTCACCGCGATAGCGACGCCCGGCGGGATCCACAGCCACGGCATCGTCTGGATCAGCGTCAGGTTCTGCGCGTCGTTCAGCATGTTCCCCCAGCTGGCCTGCGGCGGCCGGACGCCGAGCCCGAGGAAGGACGCGGTGGTCTCCAGCATGATCGCCTGCGCGACGGCGAGGGTGCCGGTCACCGTGACCGGCGCCAGCGCCGCGGGGACGATGTGCTTGCGGATCAGCCACCACGCGTTCGCCCCGGACGCCTCGGCGGCCTGGATGTACTCGCGGTCGCGCAGCGACAGCGTCACGCCGCGCACCACCCGGCCGGCGACCGGCCACTGCGTCAGCCCGATCGCGACGATCAGCACGGTCACGCTCGGCCCGACGATCCCGGCGAGCACCAGGATGACCACCACGGTCGGGAACGACATCACGATGTCGGCGACCCGCATGATCACGTTGTCGACGATGCCGCCGAACAGCCCGGCGACCGAGCCGAACAGCGTGCCGACGAGGACGGCGCCGAGCGCCGCGGCGAGCCCGACCAGCAGCGACACCCGGCCCGCGTGCAGGGTGCGGGCGAACACGTCGCGGCCGGAGGTGTCGGTGCCGAACCAGTGCGCGCCGGACGGCCCCTGCCGCACCGCGTCCAGGTCGACCGCGTTCGGGTGCCCGGCGATCCACGGCGCCAGCAGCGACGCCAGCACCACCGCGCCGAGCACGGCGCTCCCGGCGACGGCGAGCCGGTTGCGGCGGAACCGCCGCACCGCCCGCGCCCGGGGCGACGCCGACGCGGCGGCCGCCCCGCCGGCGGGCGTCTTCTCCAGCGGCACCTTCGTCCGCTTCTGCGCCGTGGTCATCGCAGGCTCACTCTCGGGTCGACGACGGCGTACAGGACGTCCGCGATCAGGTTGCACAGCAGCACCAGCACCGCCACGTACAACGCGAACCCGACGATGACCGGGTAGTCGTGCTGGCCGATCGAGCTGACCGCGAGCTGCCCCATGCCGGGCCAGGCGAAGACCTGCTCGATCACCACCGCGCCCGCCAGCATCTGCGGGATCTGGTACATCACCACCGTGATCAGCGGGATCAGCGAGTTGCGCAGCGCGTGCCGCAGCACGACCCGGGCCCGCGACGCGCCCTTGGCCTCGGCCGTGCGGACGTAGTCGGCGCCGAGCTCGTCCACCAGGCCGCCGCGCACGTAGCGGGTGAACGGCCCGGCGGTGACGAACGCCAGGATCAGCCCCGGCAGGACCAGGTGCCGGAGCTGGTCGGCGGGGCCGCCGCCGCCCGGCGTGGTCATCCCCGCCGACGGCAGCACCCCCCACTTCAGGGAGAACAGGTAGATCCCGACGATGCCGAGGAAGAACGGCGGCACCGAGACCGCGGCCAGGCCGAGGACGGTGGCGCCGTAGTCGACGGAGGTGTTGCGGCGCACCGCGGCGGCCAGGCCGAGCGCCACCGACACCACCAGCGCGACCGCGAGCGCGGCGCCCATCAGCTGCAGCGTCGGGCCGACCCGCTCGCCGAGCACCGCCGACACGGGCCGGTGCCCGACGTAGGAGTAGCCGAAGTCGCCGTGCAGCGCCCCCGACAGCCAGTTCCCGTACTGGACGACGATCGACCGGTCGAGCCCCAGCTCGTGCCGCTTGGCCTCGATGAACGCCTGGCCGCCGCCGCGCATCTGCTCGGGGTCGACCATCATGCGGACGGGGTCGCCGGGCGCGACCCGCACCAGCACGAAGATCCCGACGCTGATCAGCAGGAACACGAACGCGTTCACCAGCAGGCGCCGGATGACGTAGGCCGCCACGCCTCACCTCCTTCCTTGCACGGCGGCCGGGCCGGGGGCGCGCCCCCGGCCCGGCCGGGTCAGCTCAGCTTCCAGTTCGCGAAGTCCCAGGTCCCGACCTCGTTGGTCGGCAGGCCCGCCGGCTCGAAGCCCGACAGCCGGGTCCGGTGGGCCCAGACCGCGTCCGGGTTGTAGAGCCACAGGTACGGGACCTGCGCGTTCTCGACCTTGGCGGCCTCCTGGAACAGGCTCGTGCGCTGCGCCGCGTCGGCGACCGAGTCGGCCTTGGACAGCAGCTCGTCGAGCTCGGGGTCGCAGAAGTGCGCGACGTTGCCGCCCGCCGGGTAGGCCTGGTCGCAGGCGTCGATGGTCGCGACGGTGGACGGCTCGGTGGCGTAGTTGCCGCCGCCGAACAGCGCCATGTCGTAGGACTTCTTCTCGTAGGACGACAGCAGCTCGTCCGCCTGCACCTGCTTGAGCTCCACGTTCACGCCGACGGCCTTGAGCTGGCTCTGGATCACCGTCACGGCGGTGTCGCGGTCGCGCTGGCCGGGGATCCACGACAGCGTGACGGGCTCGGACCCGTCCCAGCCGGCCGCGGCGAGCAGGCTCTTGGCCTTCGCGGGGTCGTAGGCGTAGTCGTTGGCCGCGGACGTGGCGAGCTCTCCGTAGAAGCTGGAGTTCACGACCTTGCCGGCGCCGCCGAGCACCTTGTCGACCAGTCCCTTGCGGTCGATCGCGGTGAGGAACGCCTGCCGGACGCGCTCGTCCTTGAACCGCTTCTGCGACTGGTTGAGGGCGATCCGGGTGAAGCCGGGGCTCTGGGCGGACACGACCTTGACGCCGTCCATCTTCCTCACGGTCGGCAGGTCGGTGGGGGAGACCTGGGTGAGGTCCATCTCGCCGGTGCGCAGCTGCGCGGTCGCCACGTCGGAGGTGACCGGCTTCAGGTACACCTTCTTGACCGACACCGGCTCGCGGAAGTTCGGGTTCGCCTTCAGCTCGACGTACTGGTCGGTCTTGTAGTCGACGAACGTGAACGCCCCCGAGCCGACGGTCGGCTCGGTGAAGAAGGCGTTGTCGCCGAGCCCCTTCGCCGGGACCTCGCCGAGGACGTGCTCGGGCAGGATCGGGGTGTTGCCGATCAGGCCCGGCAGCCCCGCCGCCGGCCGCGTCGTGGTGATCTTCACGGTGGTGGCGTCGGGCGCGGTCACGCCCGTGAGGGAGTCGGCCTTGCCGCCGGCGAGTTCCTTGGCGCCGGCCACCGCGGCGAACTTGCCCGCCTGCGCGCTGCCCGTCTCCGGGTCGGCGAGCGCGGTGTAGGTGAACACCACGTCCCGGGCGGTGAGCGGCTTGCCGTCGCTCCACTTCAGGCCCGGCTTCAGCTTGACGGTGATCGTCCTGGCGTCGCCGGACACCTCGGGCGCGGCGGCGGCCAGGTGCGGCTTCAGCCCGTAGGACCCGTCCGAGCCGTACAGCGAGTCGAAGATGAACGACATGACGAGCTGGTCGGGCCCGTTGTTCGGCGCGAGCGGGCTGAACGTCTTCGGCTTCTGGTACAGGTACATGTTCAGGACGCCCGCGTCCCCGCCGGCGGACTTCTGGGTGGGGTCGGAGCTGCAGGCGGCGAGCGCGCCCGCCGCGAGCACGCCGCCCAGCACGGCGGCGACGGCCCTCCGCCCGGGGCCGCGGGCCCTCGTTCTGCCGGAGCGAATGGTCATTGACTTGCCTCTTCTCGGCGGTGGCCGGGCGCCCGCCCGGCCACTGGTCCGCTCAGCGGACGCGGTTCACCAGGCTTCCGAGCCCGGTCACGCGGACCGTCATCTCGTCGCCTGCGGACAGGAACTCCCCCGATGCCATCCCCACCCCGGACGGCGTGCCGGTGTACAGCACGTCGCCGGGCTCCAGCGTCATCAGCCGGGACGCGAACGCCACCAGCTCCGCGACGCTGAAGATCATCTGACCGGTGTCGCCGTGCTGCCGGACCCGCCCGTTGACCTCCAGGGTCACCTCGAGCTTCTGCGGGTCGGGTACCTCGTCGGCGGTGACGAGGTACGGGCCGAGCGCGGCGAACCCGTCGAGCCACTTGCCGTTCAGCCAGTCGAAGAACGCGACCGCGGAGTCCTCGGTGTCGCGGTCGTGGCCGTAGTCCATCCTGCGGGCCGACACGTCGTTGCCGATCGTGTAGGCGCCGACGTGGCCGAGCGCGTCCTCGACCGGGATGTCCTTGCCGCCGCGCCCGATCACCGCGACCAGCTCGGCCTCCCAGTCGATGCTGGGGCTGACCGACGGCAGCGCGATGTCCTCGCCGGGGCCGCTGACGGCGGTGCCGGGCTTGATGAACAGCCGCGGCGAGATCCGCGACTTGTCGAGCGCGTCCCCGCCGGTCTCGGTCACGTGCTCCTGGTAGTTCGCGGCCACCGCCAGGACCTTGCCCGGACGCAGCAGCGGCGCGAGCAGCCTCACCTCATCAAGCGCGTGCGCCGCCCCGCCGGACGGCGCCGGGCCGAGCCCGCCGACCAGCGCCGAGAGGTCGCCGGGGCCGAGGTCGGTGACGCGGCCGCCTTCGACGATCTCGCCGTGGCGGACTGCGCCGTCCGGCAGGCGGTACGTCGCGAGCTTCATGGAT
It encodes:
- a CDS encoding ABC transporter permease; its protein translation is MTTAQKRTKVPLEKTPAGGAAAASASPRARAVRRFRRNRLAVAGSAVLGAVVLASLLAPWIAGHPNAVDLDAVRQGPSGAHWFGTDTSGRDVFARTLHAGRVSLLVGLAAALGAVLVGTLFGSVAGLFGGIVDNVIMRVADIVMSFPTVVVILVLAGIVGPSVTVLIVAIGLTQWPVAGRVVRGVTLSLRDREYIQAAEASGANAWWLIRKHIVPAALAPVTVTGTLAVAQAIMLETTASFLGLGVRPPQASWGNMLNDAQNLTLIQTMPWLWIPPGVAIAVTVLAVNFVGDGLRDAVTPGGRT
- a CDS encoding ABC transporter permease; translated protein: MAAYVIRRLLVNAFVFLLISVGIFVLVRVAPGDPVRMMVDPEQMRGGGQAFIEAKRHELGLDRSIVVQYGNWLSGALHGDFGYSYVGHRPVSAVLGERVGPTLQLMGAALAVALVVSVALGLAAAVRRNTSVDYGATVLGLAAVSVPPFFLGIVGIYLFSLKWGVLPSAGMTTPGGGGPADQLRHLVLPGLILAFVTAGPFTRYVRGGLVDELGADYVRTAEAKGASRARVVLRHALRNSLIPLITVVMYQIPQMLAGAVVIEQVFAWPGMGQLAVSSIGQHDYPVIVGFALYVAVLVLLCNLIADVLYAVVDPRVSLR
- a CDS encoding ABC transporter substrate-binding protein — translated: MTIRSGRTRARGPGRRAVAAVLGGVLAAGALAACSSDPTQKSAGGDAGVLNMYLYQKPKTFSPLAPNNGPDQLVMSFIFDSLYGSDGSYGLKPHLAAAAPEVSGDARTITVKLKPGLKWSDGKPLTARDVVFTYTALADPETGSAQAGKFAAVAGAKELAGGKADSLTGVTAPDATTVKITTTRPAAGLPGLIGNTPILPEHVLGEVPAKGLGDNAFFTEPTVGSGAFTFVDYKTDQYVELKANPNFREPVSVKKVYLKPVTSDVATAQLRTGEMDLTQVSPTDLPTVRKMDGVKVVSAQSPGFTRIALNQSQKRFKDERVRQAFLTAIDRKGLVDKVLGGAGKVVNSSFYGELATSAANDYAYDPAKAKSLLAAAGWDGSEPVTLSWIPGQRDRDTAVTVIQSQLKAVGVNVELKQVQADELLSSYEKKSYDMALFGGGNYATEPSTVATIDACDQAYPAGGNVAHFCDPELDELLSKADSVADAAQRTSLFQEAAKVENAQVPYLWLYNPDAVWAHRTRLSGFEPAGLPTNEVGTWDFANWKLS
- a CDS encoding fumarylacetoacetate hydrolase family protein, producing MKLATYRLPDGAVRHGEIVEGGRVTDLGPGDLSALVGGLGPAPSGGAAHALDEVRLLAPLLRPGKVLAVAANYQEHVTETGGDALDKSRISPRLFIKPGTAVSGPGEDIALPSVSPSIDWEAELVAVIGRGGKDIPVEDALGHVGAYTIGNDVSARRMDYGHDRDTEDSAVAFFDWLNGKWLDGFAALGPYLVTADEVPDPQKLEVTLEVNGRVRQHGDTGQMIFSVAELVAFASRLMTLEPGDVLYTGTPSGVGMASGEFLSAGDEMTVRVTGLGSLVNRVR